In Paenibacillus protaetiae, the genomic stretch GAAATATTCGTCCGCGATCATACAGCTATAAATGCAGGAGAGGCCCCATCCCAGCTTGACGCCAAGCACGTAAGACAGCAGCGTGGCGATCAGCGACATCGAGATAAGCGAGTTGGTCATCATAAACCGCGTATCGCCGATGGCGCTCAAGGAGTTGCCCAGCGCCATATTGAGCATTTTGCCCGGCTGAAGAAGCAGATTGAGCGAAAGCAAAGAAACGCCAAGCGCGATGATATGCGGGTCGGACGTAAAGAAGCCCAGCATTTTATCCCCGACGAAATAGACGATAACCGCGTTGACCGATACGATTACCAGTCCGATATATAAACCGCGGTAGGCGCTGCGGTAAGCTTCTTTCGTCCGCTTGGCGCCAAACAGATGCGCCACCTGGATTTGCACGCCCATCGCGATGGACTGCCCGAGCAGGAAGCAAAACGATTCCAGCGTATTCATGTAAGTGCGGGCGGTCAGTTCCGCGGAGCCAAGCATCGCCAGGAACGAAAAGATCGCAAGCTGCGAGAACACCCAGCACGACATGTTCACGCCCAGCGGCCAGCCGATCTTCAGCACTTCGTGAAACAGCTTGCGGTCGAACAGCTTGAAGTCCGGCAGCCGGATTGGCCGGTGAAATGCGCTTAAAAAAATGTAAAACAACACGATCGTCGCAAGCAGCCTGCTTGTTACCGTCGATATCGCAACCCCGGTCAGCCCCAGCTGCGGAAAACCAAAATGGCCAAAAATAAAAGACGAGTTTAAAAACAGATGGACAATATTCATGCCGACCGCAATGTACATCGGCGCTTTCGTGTTGCCGGTGTTGCGGATGGACGTGCTCAGCGTCGTCATCACGGCCGTCAGCACCATACCTCCGCCAACGATGGATATATAAATTTCCGCAAGCGGCAGCAGCCGGTCCGGCAGCTGCAGCAGCATGGCGATTTGCCGCGGCGCCGCAATCAGCGCCACACTGATGACAACGCCGATCAGCGCGGTCACTTTAAGGGCGATAACGCCTAACGTCCGGGCAGATTCCCGGTCCCGCGCTCCCAAGCGCTGCGCAATCAAAATACCGGCGCCGCTCGATACAGTCGTAAACAGCGCCATCAGCGCATTAAACAGCTGATTGGAGAAACCGACGACCGCTACGGCGTCGTCGGAAATTTTGCTGACCATTAACGTATCGGCCGCGCCTAACAAAAATTGCAAA encodes the following:
- a CDS encoding MATE family efflux transporter; translated protein: MGSRQQLGNYSLWMLSWPIFIELFLQFLLGAADTLMVSKISDDAVAVVGFSNQLFNALMALFTTVSSGAGILIAQRLGARDRESARTLGVIALKVTALIGVVISVALIAAPRQIAMLLQLPDRLLPLAEIYISIVGGGMVLTAVMTTLSTSIRNTGNTKAPMYIAVGMNIVHLFLNSSFIFGHFGFPQLGLTGVAISTVTSRLLATIVLFYIFLSAFHRPIRLPDFKLFDRKLFHEVLKIGWPLGVNMSCWVFSQLAIFSFLAMLGSAELTARTYMNTLESFCFLLGQSIAMGVQIQVAHLFGAKRTKEAYRSAYRGLYIGLVIVSVNAVIVYFVGDKMLGFFTSDPHIIALGVSLLSLNLLLQPGKMLNMALGNSLSAIGDTRFMMTNSLISMSLIATLLSYVLGVKLGWGLSCIYSCMIADEYFRGIIALFRWRGRKKLRQAEIGMQQAARQAVAAG